A DNA window from Nitrospira sp. contains the following coding sequences:
- a CDS encoding putative Peptidylamidoglycolate lyase (Evidence 3 : Putative function from multiple computational evidences; Product type e : enzyme; MaGe:77309882), with the protein MMKAWLFDEMFRFDRLILSAEGTQSEWGAGDSVAADEELPPAPQNVQVKAGNGRVTITWDAVPDAMYYNLYFQTTKGVQIKHSELTRPIASAEDFKAVIGVKKEKATCLEGATAPFLHDDLANGTCYHYVVTVVTQKGESPESQEVMAIPSPYLLAMIFGQEGPDDGEFSSPTGLTLDKDGNIYVADTDNHSIQKFTKDGKFLGRWGSEPSSQEGQFYYPRGLAVGPDDVIYIADSGNNRVQKFDLEGNVMKAWGKFGFAWRGADMGKFDVPWGLTTDQEGNVYVSDTSNARIQKFQSDGQPLLKWGRDGSFDGAFFFPRGVAVDFVGNIFVADESNNRIQKFDARGSFLTKWGREGPGPGQFKSPWGIACDALGNVYVVDSGNHRVQKFDGNGTFLCAFGNRGKTEGQLNYPSGIAVDKEGAVIIVDSGNNRVVKYVPTEEEINRGKEQSAAAAPAAGTVQPPRSVAVKPGDTEIYLSWLDVAGALSYNLYFNTAQGVTVQAGTKIEGVTSPYVHSGLTNDTAYFYAITAVFEDGTESEVSDEVTSTPVLIDITAPQNPYAVINHGAFMTNSPEVVVTISATDLDTGVAAYFISESPLTPMGGTPGWVDVTTAIKFGATIPFILSPIDGPKTIYVWFKDAGNNVSTPASASILVNTSGYLCVSKWGQPGRGASLLHGGEFIAPMYGLCVDQQGSLFAVDNGNNRIQKFDNAGNFIILWGNFGSANANFHNPTGIACDGKGDVWVVDTNNHRVQKFDGKLGGYLMKFGSRGNGEGQFNAPWGIAVDRVRGFVYVVDSANFRVQKFDMAGEFIMAWGSFGSGDGQFYFPRGVAVDQNDGAVYVVDMGNHRIQKFDTSTNVLPQLLAKWGGSPEAGHASSPLAQEAGQLRNPWGVAVDGAGDVYVTDAGNQRVQKFDREGSYITQWGGYGNSDGQFNFPYGIAVDARGSVFVVDSGNTRVQQFMPADEGSERLQENAEALAELDKAQQTR; encoded by the coding sequence ATGATGAAGGCATGGCTTTTTGATGAAATGTTCCGGTTTGATCGGCTGATCTTGTCCGCTGAAGGCACCCAGAGTGAGTGGGGCGCCGGCGATTCAGTCGCCGCGGATGAAGAGCTTCCGCCCGCGCCGCAAAATGTTCAGGTGAAAGCAGGCAATGGCCGCGTCACGATCACATGGGATGCCGTGCCGGACGCCATGTACTATAACCTGTACTTTCAGACCACGAAGGGCGTGCAGATCAAGCATTCTGAATTGACGCGTCCCATCGCCAGCGCCGAGGATTTCAAAGCCGTCATCGGCGTGAAAAAAGAAAAGGCGACCTGTCTCGAAGGCGCGACCGCTCCCTTTCTCCACGACGATCTCGCGAACGGCACCTGCTATCACTATGTCGTCACCGTCGTGACGCAGAAAGGGGAGAGCCCCGAGTCGCAGGAAGTCATGGCGATTCCTTCGCCCTATCTGCTGGCGATGATCTTTGGGCAGGAAGGCCCGGATGACGGCGAGTTCAGTTCGCCGACCGGACTCACGCTCGACAAAGATGGCAATATCTATGTGGCCGATACCGACAATCATTCGATTCAAAAGTTTACGAAGGACGGCAAGTTTTTGGGCCGATGGGGCAGTGAGCCCAGTTCGCAGGAAGGGCAGTTCTATTATCCGCGCGGATTGGCGGTCGGTCCTGACGATGTGATTTATATCGCTGACAGCGGCAACAATCGCGTGCAGAAGTTCGATCTCGAAGGCAATGTCATGAAAGCCTGGGGCAAGTTCGGCTTCGCCTGGCGCGGCGCCGATATGGGCAAGTTCGATGTGCCCTGGGGGCTCACCACCGACCAAGAGGGCAATGTGTACGTGTCCGACACGAGCAATGCCCGCATCCAGAAGTTCCAGTCCGACGGCCAGCCGCTCTTGAAGTGGGGGCGCGACGGCAGCTTCGACGGCGCGTTCTTTTTCCCGCGCGGCGTGGCGGTGGATTTCGTCGGCAATATTTTCGTGGCCGACGAGAGCAACAACCGGATTCAAAAATTCGATGCGCGCGGCAGCTTCCTGACCAAGTGGGGACGCGAAGGGCCTGGGCCAGGGCAGTTCAAATCGCCCTGGGGGATTGCCTGCGATGCGCTCGGCAATGTGTACGTCGTGGACAGCGGCAACCACCGCGTTCAGAAATTCGATGGCAACGGCACCTTCCTTTGCGCCTTTGGCAATCGCGGCAAGACAGAAGGCCAGTTAAATTACCCGTCAGGCATTGCGGTCGATAAAGAAGGCGCGGTCATCATTGTCGACAGCGGCAACAACCGCGTCGTGAAGTATGTGCCGACGGAAGAAGAGATCAACCGGGGGAAAGAGCAGTCGGCGGCGGCGGCTCCGGCGGCCGGCACCGTCCAGCCTCCGCGCAGCGTGGCGGTGAAGCCGGGCGATACCGAAATCTATTTGAGCTGGCTGGATGTGGCGGGCGCTCTGTCCTATAACCTCTATTTCAACACGGCGCAGGGCGTGACGGTTCAGGCTGGAACCAAAATCGAAGGCGTCACCAGCCCCTATGTCCATTCCGGACTGACCAACGACACGGCCTATTTTTATGCGATCACGGCGGTGTTCGAGGACGGCACGGAGTCCGAGGTCTCGGACGAGGTCACTTCGACGCCGGTGCTCATCGACATCACGGCGCCGCAAAATCCCTATGCCGTCATCAACCATGGCGCGTTCATGACCAATTCGCCGGAAGTCGTGGTCACGATTTCCGCGACGGACTTGGATACCGGCGTTGCCGCCTACTTTATTTCGGAAAGCCCGTTGACGCCGATGGGAGGCACGCCCGGATGGGTCGATGTCACGACGGCGATCAAGTTCGGCGCGACGATTCCCTTCATCCTTTCGCCGATCGATGGGCCGAAGACCATCTATGTATGGTTCAAGGATGCCGGAAACAACGTCTCGACTCCGGCCAGCGCATCGATTCTCGTCAATACCTCCGGCTATCTCTGTGTCTCCAAGTGGGGACAGCCGGGCCGCGGCGCGTCGCTGCTGCACGGCGGCGAATTCATCGCGCCGATGTACGGCTTGTGCGTGGATCAGCAGGGATCGTTGTTTGCCGTCGATAACGGCAACAACCGCATTCAGAAGTTCGACAACGCCGGAAACTTCATCATTCTCTGGGGAAATTTCGGGTCGGCGAACGCGAATTTCCACAATCCAACCGGCATCGCCTGCGACGGCAAGGGCGATGTGTGGGTGGTCGATACGAACAACCACCGCGTGCAAAAGTTCGATGGAAAGCTCGGCGGATATCTGATGAAGTTCGGCTCGCGCGGGAACGGCGAAGGCCAGTTCAATGCCCCCTGGGGCATTGCGGTCGATCGCGTGCGCGGGTTCGTGTATGTCGTGGACAGCGCGAACTTCCGCGTGCAGAAGTTCGACATGGCCGGCGAGTTTATCATGGCCTGGGGCAGCTTTGGCAGCGGCGACGGGCAGTTCTACTTCCCGCGTGGCGTGGCCGTCGATCAGAACGACGGGGCGGTCTATGTCGTGGACATGGGCAACCACCGCATCCAGAAATTCGATACCAGCACCAACGTGCTGCCGCAGTTGCTGGCGAAGTGGGGCGGCAGCCCCGAGGCCGGCCATGCGAGCAGCCCGCTCGCGCAGGAAGCCGGACAGTTGCGGAATCCCTGGGGTGTGGCGGTGGACGGCGCCGGCGATGTATATGTGACGGATGCCGGCAACCAGCGCGTGCAGAAGTTCGATAGAGAAGGCAGCTATATCACGCAGTGGGGCGGGTACGGCAACAGCGACGGGCAATTCAACTTCCCGTACGGCATCGCCGTGGACGCCCGAGGCAGTGTGTTCGTCGTGGACAGCGGGAATACGCGGGTGCAGCAATTCATGCCGGCCGATGAAGGTAGCGAGCGGTTGCAGGAAAATGCGGAAGCGCTGGCGGAGCTCGACAAGGCGCAGCAGACGCGCTAG
- a CDS encoding Segregation and condensation protein B (MaGe:77309883) — MTPITDDIQMASVEVEMTASESVESIDAAACDLSVVEVVSEGAEPAAASAAPDASGETESTGASFPEGAQANTGAVQAIAERELRGIIESLLFVSPEPISVQRLVAIMGDVTKVDVAQALRGLGEELDQEGRGVRLVEIAGGFRLVTKQEYATWIKRLDKTKSAAKLSRSALESLAIIAYKQPIVRSEIEEIRGVETSGVVRTLLERKLVRIVGRKEVPGRPIMYGTTKFFLEHFGLNDLTQLPPLREFTELGESDQSLLPMETMEVAMPTAAEEAVIDSTTEAIMGLNEAASASTDAEETVVELRVEEEITVEIEANSETLSVEEESIPKS, encoded by the coding sequence ATGACGCCGATCACCGACGATATACAGATGGCCTCCGTGGAGGTCGAAATGACGGCGTCTGAATCGGTGGAATCCATCGACGCGGCGGCCTGCGACCTGTCGGTCGTTGAGGTCGTTTCCGAAGGAGCGGAACCAGCGGCTGCTTCAGCTGCCCCGGATGCATCGGGCGAAACCGAATCGACGGGTGCCTCGTTCCCAGAGGGCGCACAGGCCAATACTGGCGCCGTGCAGGCGATTGCCGAGCGCGAGTTGCGCGGCATTATCGAGTCTCTGCTATTTGTCTCTCCCGAACCCATATCCGTGCAGCGCCTGGTGGCGATCATGGGCGATGTGACGAAAGTGGATGTTGCGCAAGCCTTGCGCGGTCTGGGAGAGGAATTAGACCAAGAAGGGCGCGGTGTGCGATTGGTCGAGATTGCCGGCGGCTTCCGCCTGGTGACCAAGCAGGAGTACGCCACTTGGATCAAGCGTCTGGATAAGACGAAGTCGGCGGCTAAATTGTCCCGCTCCGCGCTCGAGTCCCTGGCGATCATCGCCTACAAGCAGCCGATCGTCCGGTCGGAAATCGAAGAGATCCGCGGTGTCGAAACCTCCGGAGTTGTGCGGACCTTATTGGAGCGGAAGCTCGTGCGCATCGTGGGCCGGAAGGAAGTCCCGGGGCGGCCGATCATGTACGGCACGACCAAGTTCTTTCTTGAGCATTTCGGTTTGAACGATCTGACGCAATTGCCGCCGCTGCGGGAGTTTACGGAGCTGGGCGAGTCCGACCAGTCGTTGTTGCCGATGGAGACGATGGAAGTGGCCATGCCGACTGCTGCCGAGGAAGCGGTGATCGACAGCACGACCGAAGCGATTATGGGTTTGAATGAAGCGGCCTCCGCTTCGACCGATGCCGAAGAAACTGTGGTTGAACTCAGGGTTGAAGAAGAAATCACAGTCGAGATCGAGGCAAACAGCGAGACCCTGTCCGTCGAAGAAGAGTCCATTCCAAAGAGTTAG
- a CDS encoding Segregation and condensation protein A (MaGe:77309884), translating to MDQPNQQTSGFEQTELPYQVRIENFEGPLDLLLHLIKKSEINIYDIPINLIAQQYLEYVEAMKELNLNVAGEFLVMAATLLQIKSKMLLPVDEAAEDEEDGPDPREELVRRLLEYKTYKEAARQLDGQEKMWREIFNREPEPFVVEVEPEEMSMDNVSLFDLVDALKAIVERNPGGGKTLIEIVPDNLTVRERMNVILETLEGKDSVAFAALFEGSCHRLVIIVTFLALLELIRLRVAQVFQSETFGPILVSRTFSLVPDPAELDDLDAEWRGA from the coding sequence GTGGATCAGCCCAACCAACAGACCAGCGGATTCGAGCAAACCGAGCTGCCGTATCAGGTCCGTATCGAGAACTTCGAAGGACCGCTCGACCTTTTGCTGCACCTCATTAAAAAGAGCGAAATCAATATCTACGACATTCCGATCAACTTGATCGCCCAGCAATATCTCGAATATGTCGAGGCGATGAAGGAATTGAATTTGAACGTCGCGGGCGAGTTTCTGGTCATGGCGGCAACCTTGTTGCAGATCAAGTCCAAGATGCTGTTGCCGGTGGACGAGGCGGCGGAGGATGAAGAAGACGGGCCGGACCCGCGCGAGGAATTGGTCAGGCGATTGCTGGAGTACAAAACGTACAAGGAAGCGGCGCGGCAACTCGACGGCCAGGAGAAGATGTGGCGGGAGATTTTCAACCGCGAGCCGGAGCCGTTTGTCGTTGAGGTCGAGCCGGAAGAGATGTCGATGGACAACGTCTCGCTCTTCGATCTGGTCGATGCGCTGAAGGCGATTGTGGAGCGGAACCCGGGCGGAGGGAAGACGTTGATTGAAATCGTGCCGGATAATCTGACGGTGCGCGAGCGGATGAACGTGATCTTGGAGACGCTGGAAGGCAAGGATTCGGTGGCGTTTGCCGCGCTCTTCGAAGGCTCCTGCCACCGGCTGGTGATTATTGTGACCTTCCTGGCGTTGCTGGAACTGATCCGGTTGCGGGTCGCGCAGGTGTTTCAAAGCGAGACCTTCGGGCCGATTTTGGTGTCACGGACATTCTCGCTCGTGCCGGATCCGGCGGAGCTCGATGATTTAGATGCGGAATGGAGGGGGGCATGA
- a CDS encoding hypothetical protein (Evidence 4 : Unknown function but conserved in other organisms; MaGe:77309885), translating into MMYEVRQYGLAPLCALLMLCGLFQVGVVEAGCTVESSPSGPPGPFMKHLSPDCTRAEREANAVLATAVLKALAQGHAVDLVGVVLQGDLIFDQLPLQKSQIPKGLTPEQQAALSALNDDELRVAAGNLIIRDSVVDGALRHRSGKGTLEFEGEVDFRGTKFTDGVDLSRSVFQRGLMLDGARFEREAYFVQGHFAQGLRCADTKFGPHTRFHRSVFRGPVDCQGSLFDGMAEFLEVVCEAPVNFERARFGLGTGFSGAQFKKLANFSEAIFSKEAFFAFTVFSGEARFAGAQFLQAADFSNADFKRGDDLAKVRFDQEPLTRGAKRLAQDAVGKGGQSGFQQYAITLGILLVAAFLVAYAVKLK; encoded by the coding sequence ATGATGTATGAAGTCCGACAATATGGACTGGCGCCGCTATGCGCGCTGTTGATGCTGTGCGGTCTGTTCCAGGTCGGTGTCGTGGAGGCCGGTTGCACGGTTGAGTCTTCGCCAAGCGGACCTCCCGGCCCATTCATGAAGCATCTGAGCCCGGACTGTACGCGCGCCGAGCGCGAGGCGAATGCGGTGCTCGCAACGGCGGTGCTGAAGGCGCTCGCGCAGGGGCATGCGGTGGATCTTGTCGGCGTCGTACTGCAGGGCGACCTGATATTCGATCAGCTGCCGCTTCAGAAGTCGCAAATTCCCAAAGGCCTGACGCCCGAGCAGCAGGCGGCGCTCAGCGCGTTGAACGACGATGAGCTGCGGGTCGCGGCGGGGAATCTGATCATTCGGGACTCGGTCGTCGATGGAGCCCTCCGTCATCGATCAGGCAAAGGAACGCTGGAGTTCGAGGGAGAGGTCGATTTTCGCGGTACGAAGTTTACTGATGGCGTGGATCTATCGAGGTCGGTCTTTCAGCGAGGTCTAATGCTCGATGGAGCGCGGTTCGAGCGAGAGGCGTATTTTGTCCAAGGACACTTCGCGCAAGGGTTGCGCTGTGCGGACACGAAGTTCGGCCCTCATACCCGGTTCCATCGGTCCGTCTTTCGCGGGCCGGTGGATTGCCAGGGCAGTCTCTTCGATGGCATGGCGGAGTTTCTTGAGGTGGTCTGTGAAGCGCCAGTCAATTTTGAGCGGGCGCGGTTCGGCCTTGGGACCGGATTCTCCGGCGCGCAATTTAAGAAGCTGGCCAATTTCTCCGAGGCGATTTTCAGCAAGGAAGCGTTTTTCGCCTTCACGGTCTTCTCAGGCGAAGCGCGGTTTGCCGGGGCGCAATTTCTCCAAGCGGCCGATTTCTCGAATGCGGACTTTAAGCGAGGCGATGACTTGGCCAAGGTCCGCTTCGACCAAGAGCCGTTGACCCGTGGGGCGAAGAGGCTGGCGCAGGACGCCGTCGGCAAGGGGGGGCAGTCCGGATTTCAGCAATATGCGATAACGCTGGGCATCCTACTTGTGGCCGCTTTTCTTGTCGCCTACGCCGTCAAATTGAAGTAA
- a CDS encoding hypothetical protein (Evidence 4 : Unknown function but conserved in other organisms; MaGe:77309886): MSHFLFVAGTLRERSSPESASLQLTHGLWGCCTALIRDNLTTFLTPDSHALIYVLKAGICADVKIVSSVIPLQQMDEFLREDFKTEARFGFVRVELTKQWSSTPQESHSLLQTVLKIEDQAELTRRLSLGMHRLTADEYHAIVASLR, from the coding sequence ATGAGTCATTTTTTATTTGTGGCCGGCACCCTTCGCGAGCGCAGTTCACCTGAAAGCGCGTCGCTCCAATTGACCCATGGGTTGTGGGGCTGTTGCACGGCCTTGATCCGCGACAATCTGACAACGTTCCTCACGCCCGACTCCCATGCCCTGATCTATGTGCTCAAGGCGGGTATTTGTGCCGACGTAAAGATTGTCTCTTCTGTGATTCCGCTGCAGCAGATGGATGAATTCCTACGCGAGGATTTCAAGACCGAAGCGCGATTCGGGTTCGTCCGGGTGGAGCTGACGAAGCAGTGGTCCTCGACTCCGCAAGAGAGTCATAGCCTGTTGCAGACGGTACTCAAGATTGAAGATCAGGCGGAGCTCACCAGGCGGTTAAGTCTGGGGATGCATCGATTGACCGCCGATGAGTATCACGCCATCGTGGCCTCTCTTCGTTAG
- a CDS encoding hypothetical protein (Evidence 4 : Unknown function but conserved in other organisms; MaGe:77309887), with product MAKPKKKVVAKKSVKKPAVKKPAGKKKAAKPAKKAMVKKPTKKAAAKKPVKKSAKKAVAKKPAKKVVAKKSSKPAAKKKAPVKAASKKTAVAKKPAPPSASKPVVSMKPAATPVEEAPRPSAAARPAPVSVPKDIDEDDEELLAEDDLESESDGEAEGDIEEELQGDLALTDSDDDEAADFLEKSEDLLDDTDDYRNN from the coding sequence ATGGCGAAGCCTAAGAAGAAAGTCGTGGCGAAAAAGTCGGTGAAGAAGCCGGCAGTCAAGAAGCCGGCCGGTAAGAAAAAGGCTGCCAAGCCGGCCAAGAAAGCGATGGTCAAGAAACCGACCAAGAAAGCCGCGGCGAAAAAGCCGGTAAAGAAATCGGCTAAAAAAGCGGTTGCAAAGAAGCCTGCTAAAAAGGTTGTTGCAAAAAAATCGTCTAAACCGGCCGCGAAGAAAAAGGCGCCCGTCAAAGCGGCATCCAAGAAAACCGCCGTCGCGAAGAAGCCTGCGCCTCCGTCAGCCTCTAAGCCCGTTGTTTCAATGAAGCCCGCAGCGACTCCGGTTGAGGAAGCCCCGAGGCCATCGGCGGCAGCCAGGCCGGCTCCGGTGTCTGTGCCGAAAGACATCGATGAGGACGATGAGGAGTTGTTGGCCGAGGATGACTTGGAAAGCGAGAGCGATGGCGAGGCCGAAGGCGATATCGAGGAAGAGCTGCAAGGAGATCTGGCGCTCACCGATAGCGATGACGATGAGGCCGCCGACTTTCTCGAGAAATCCGAAGACCTGCTGGACGACACCGACGACTATCGTAATAACTGA
- a CDS encoding Blue (Type 1) copper protein, cupredoxin family (Modular protein) (MaGe:77309888) — translation MTRSLTIAAASLLMTSLAWPTTAMPIATQIMIEDGSPYFAPAKAVVTSGSPVRWENPTPTDHTVTHNGCVEDGTPCLFDSGVIPPGEQFSIQGLPPGRYPYHCRIHPIMRGVLTVTDAAAMPSQL, via the coding sequence ATGACACGATCCTTGACCATCGCCGCCGCAAGTCTATTGATGACCAGCCTGGCCTGGCCGACAACCGCCATGCCCATCGCTACGCAAATTATGATCGAAGACGGCTCTCCGTACTTTGCCCCGGCAAAAGCCGTCGTCACCAGCGGGAGTCCCGTGCGCTGGGAAAACCCAACGCCCACCGACCATACCGTGACGCATAACGGCTGCGTTGAGGACGGCACCCCCTGCCTCTTCGATTCAGGTGTCATCCCACCGGGAGAACAGTTCAGCATTCAAGGACTCCCTCCCGGCCGCTATCCCTATCATTGCCGGATTCACCCCATCATGCGCGGCGTACTGACGGTAACGGATGCCGCCGCCATGCCGTCCCAACTCTAA
- a CDS encoding Methyltransf25 domain-containing protein (MaGe:77309889), with protein MKPVAAIQEPLQLTGETLHLLAWHIPDLVAYQHREDEYWLAPLDDNFPLIRLNPTGIEMLKSMNGHITVGALLEKYGNKICGPDGQPGQWHLERWATPNFSLCYFGTEPPGGHRHQAKWDILLQQIREGWSGQEGFEGEEHLEDFHHHELTESAEDDGHFDLIETTVSHLFREPNEALNGLTYGRLLMRQLRQLGWFNPKPKVIVEIGGGLGYVARELAKELLPFERQSIRYISLDITSPFLKLQTKRAKEGGWSGLGTRANAEALPFTDNSVDLVIDNENMADMTPVKLTRNELLTNKGETEQHQEALDWIRRLRLPIEATPPDDVIFNLGPIRFVAELWRVLKPGGHAFLTEFGVEEGWPASVKLPGHTEYEVQYSHLRQAVRWLGFQERYLSLPQFLAMKPDTKVLCTGAAYTIQRFCQAMNKPFTVRAYTERELKQTLGDVLPKIHGAHYHDVVDPAWFGLIDFKVLLLEKPGGTPKAQFTENNGFRWYSQR; from the coding sequence ATGAAACCCGTTGCCGCAATCCAAGAACCGCTTCAGCTTACCGGCGAAACGCTGCACCTCCTGGCCTGGCATATTCCCGACCTTGTGGCCTATCAACATCGCGAAGACGAATACTGGCTCGCCCCGCTCGACGACAATTTTCCGCTCATCCGGCTCAACCCCACCGGCATCGAAATGCTGAAGTCGATGAACGGGCACATTACCGTCGGCGCCCTGCTCGAAAAATACGGCAACAAAATCTGTGGGCCAGACGGCCAGCCCGGCCAATGGCATCTGGAGCGCTGGGCCACCCCAAACTTCTCGCTCTGTTACTTCGGCACCGAACCGCCGGGCGGCCATCGGCATCAAGCCAAGTGGGATATCCTGCTCCAGCAGATCCGCGAAGGCTGGTCAGGGCAGGAAGGCTTCGAGGGCGAAGAACATCTGGAAGATTTTCATCATCATGAACTCACCGAAAGCGCCGAGGACGACGGCCACTTCGACTTGATCGAAACCACCGTCTCCCATCTGTTCCGTGAGCCGAACGAGGCCTTGAACGGCCTGACCTACGGACGGCTCCTGATGCGGCAACTGCGCCAGCTCGGCTGGTTTAATCCCAAACCTAAAGTCATCGTGGAGATCGGTGGCGGACTCGGCTACGTGGCGCGCGAACTGGCGAAAGAGCTGCTGCCGTTCGAGCGGCAGAGCATCCGGTACATTTCCCTCGACATCACCAGCCCCTTCTTAAAACTTCAGACCAAGCGAGCCAAAGAGGGAGGATGGAGTGGGCTTGGGACCAGAGCCAATGCCGAAGCCCTGCCTTTCACGGACAACTCAGTCGATCTCGTGATCGACAACGAAAACATGGCCGACATGACGCCGGTCAAGCTGACGCGCAATGAGCTGCTGACCAACAAGGGCGAGACGGAGCAACATCAAGAAGCGCTCGATTGGATCAGGCGCCTCCGGCTCCCGATTGAAGCCACTCCCCCAGACGACGTCATCTTTAACCTTGGGCCAATCCGCTTTGTCGCCGAGCTCTGGCGGGTACTAAAACCGGGCGGACATGCCTTCCTCACCGAATTCGGCGTGGAAGAAGGCTGGCCGGCCTCCGTGAAACTGCCGGGCCATACCGAATATGAAGTGCAATACAGCCACCTGCGGCAAGCAGTGCGCTGGCTGGGCTTTCAGGAACGCTACCTCTCGCTCCCGCAGTTTCTCGCGATGAAGCCGGACACGAAAGTTCTCTGCACCGGCGCGGCCTATACCATCCAGCGGTTCTGCCAGGCGATGAACAAACCCTTTACCGTCCGGGCCTATACCGAACGCGAATTGAAGCAGACCCTCGGCGACGTGCTCCCCAAAATCCACGGCGCCCATTACCACGACGTGGTCGATCCCGCCTGGTTCGGCCTCATCGACTTCAAAGTACTGTTATTGGAAAAGCCTGGCGGCACGCCGAAAGCCCAGTTCACTGAGAACAACGGCTTTCGATGGTATTCGCAACGATAA